CGCAGCACGCCGAACAATTCCTCGAACGATCCCACGCGGAACACCGCCACGGGAATGCCCAGGGCGCGCAGGCCTTCCACGGCCTCGCCCGCCTCGCGGCGGCCCTCCATCTGCAACACCAGGTCCGGGGCCACGGCGGCCACCATTTCCGGGCTGGGCCGCATGTGTGTGCCGATGACCGGCAACTGGCGAATGGCTGCGGGTTCCTCGTCGGCGGCGGTGCGCGCTGCTATGCGGTCGGTCAGGTTCATGGCTGCCAGCAGTTCGTTGAACGCCCCGTACAGGGCCACGATGCGTCGGGCAGGGTGGGGCAGGCGCACCTGGCGCCCGGTGTCGTCGGTGATGGAGACCGGCCCGTCTGCCTGTTCTGCAGGCAGACCGGCAGGCAGACCGGCAGCCAGACCAGCAAGCAGACCGGCAGGCTGCGCGTCCGTCTGCCTGTCCGGCTGCACGGCACGGGCAACGGTGGGGGCGGTAACGCTGATGGCCAGTGCGGCCAGCAGGAGCAGAACCAGGTGCAGCGCCGGGCATGGGCGAGGGATGGGCGTTGCCGCCGCCTTCGTGGTGGGCTGGTGAGTGACGGAGTGCATGCTGTCAGTCATCCTGT
This DNA window, taken from Nitratidesulfovibrio sp., encodes the following:
- a CDS encoding helical backbone metal receptor produces the protein MTDSMHSVTHQPTTKAAATPIPRPCPALHLVLLLLAALAISVTAPTVARAVQPDRQTDAQPAGLLAGLAAGLPAGLPAEQADGPVSITDDTGRQVRLPHPARRIVALYGAFNELLAAMNLTDRIAARTAADEEPAAIRQLPVIGTHMRPSPEMVAAVAPDLVLQMEGRREAGEAVEGLRALGIPVAVFRVGSFEELFGVLRRVGTLTGEPQRAATLEAALRARLDAVAARVAGRPRPSVFFEVRHPNLLAAGTDSIVTDIIARAGGRNCVTAEGRVTRLSEEELLRLNPDVYLLQRGPMNPEPEPPATRSHYAVLSAVRNGHVREVDEARYSRPGPRAVDAAEELARYLHPDVWGTTPATPPSPGKNIPGQKIIP